GCCTGGCAGATGATCGGCAAGAAGGGCGAGGAGCCCGAAGGCTGGCGCAACATGGTGAAGAACATCAACGGTTTCCGTGCGCCCTATCTGTCGCAGGGACCGGCACTGACCACCGCCCAGAAAAAACACGGCTTCGTTTACGATGCCACCAGCATCACCAAGGGGCCGGAATGGCCGGCGGAGCGCGACGGCATCGAGCATTTCGGCCTGCCGCTCATTCCCGAAGGGCCGGGCAACCGCCCCATCATTGCCATGGACTACAATCTCTTCATCCGCCATTCCATCGGCATCGAGACGCCGGATCGCGCCAGGGAATTTGAAGACCGCGCCTATACGGCCTTCCGCAATGCTTTCGACAGACAATACAATGGCGAGCGCATTCCGCTGCAGATGGGCTTTCATTTCGTGAAGATGAATGGCGGCGCCTATTGGAACGCCTATGAGCGCCTGCTGCGCGAAGTCTGCCGGAAAGACGATGTCGCCTGCGTGAGTTATGCTGAGGCCATGCCGATGATCGAGGCGCGGAAGAAGCAGAAAACCGAGGGGTAAACTTCCTCACACTCTCCGTTTCGTGACAAAGGTCGAATACCTCTCCTCCGTCATGCCGGGCTCGACCCGGCATCCAGCCACGGCGCGTCTGCGCCGTGACAAGAGCCTTTTGCGATCAAGGACTTGATCGCGCTGGACCCCGGATCAAGTCCGGGGTGACGACGTGCGGATGAGGCAGTTCATCAAACACATCGTCTCCGTAGAACGTGCTCAAGACCTGAAGGCGGCCAATCGACCGCCTTTTCTCAGGGTTTGTTGGCCGCCAGTTCACCGGCTTCCGCTTCGCGCTGCAGATAACGCTCGTCAATGTCAGGCAGGGGCTTGTCGTCGATTGCCGCTTCGAAGGCGACAAGACGTTTGTGGATGGAGAGCAGTTCGATGATCGTCGTCCAGGAGTTGACCAGATACTGGAACGAATTACTGACCTGACCGAAGGCCGTGGCGATCTGCTGGTAGATACCATAGGTGATCTTGCCGGCGACGATGGTAGGAACGAGCATCAGGAGCAGGAACACCGCATCGGCCTGAATGTAGAAATACCGCGCCACATTGAAATAGAGATAGTGCCAGTACATGCGGAAATAGTTCTTCCGCACATTGGAGTAGAGCTCCTTGACTGTTGGCGGCTGGGCGCGGTCGGCGTGATCCTCGCCATAGACAAGTTCCTTACGATAGGCGGCTTCCACACGCTGATTGCGGAAGTTCAAACCGGGCAGTTTGATGCCGACCGTCGCCAGAAGCACCGTACCGAATATCGACCAGACGATCGCCAGCCAGAACAGCGCATGCGGCACTTCGCCGATGATCGGCAATTCGGAGACATAGGAAGACAGCGCAAACAGGATCGGCAGGAAAACGACGAGCGTCATCACCGAATTGATCAGGGTGATGCCCAATGCCTCAAGCGTGGAGGAGAACCGCATCGTATCTTCCTGAACGCGCTGGGAAGCACCTTCGATATGGCGCAGCTTTTCCCACTTGGACATGTAGAAATCGTTCATCGCGGTTCGCCAGCGGAAGATGTAATGGCTGGTGAAGAAATCCGTCAGGATCGAAACCGCCATGCTGAGAAAGGCAATCTTGGCGAAGACGATCTGGAGGCTGTAGAAATCCCAGACTTCGATACCCGGTTGTTTGGAAAGGGCATTTTGCAGAAGGTCGCCGAAAGGCCGCCGAAAATTGTTGATGACGACGGAAATCTGAACGCCGAAATAGGTTACCGCGATAATCAGCAGCGATCCCCAGATAGACCAGAGCTTCCAGGGGTGATCCTTGGCGATGACGGTCCAGACAACGCCGAATAACGCTAGGCACGATGCGAGATAGCCGTAAAAGAACAGATTTGCCGGAACCAGAAAATAGCTGAGATCGTAGGGTTCCTGCTCGGGCATCACATAACCCCAGGACGCCCCTAGCCTTTCAAAGATGAAATACCAGGCAAGAATGGCGAAGAAGGCCCAAACGATGGCGGAGGTAAAGAAGGCTTTCGGCCTGGGAAAGAAGGAATGAAACACGTTTTCGAACTCACGCGCGTTTGAAATCAGCCATTATTGGCGAAGCACTAGATGGCCCGAACCTAGGGCAGAAATTTGTGCACAGCAACGGAGAAGCGCGGACCTTAACAAGATGTAAGGCGAAGCTGGCGAAACGAGCCGCGATGGAACACCGCAGAAAGACGGGGAGAGACCGCTCGCTGCCTAACGCCGCCGCTCGGTAGCAAGCACCGGCAGCATCAGGAGAATGCTGACCACGAGCACGGCTGAAGCGAGAATGCTGGGTGCGGTAAAACTGCCCGTCACCTCGGCAATCCAACCGGCGGCCAGCGGCCCGACGATCTGGCCCGTTCCGAAGGCGGCCGTCATCAGCGCAAAGGCGCGGCGCGGGCTTGGACCGGCAAATTCCCGGCCGAGCTGCAGGCCATAGGCGGTGATGACCATGAAGGTCAGCCCCAGAAGCAGACCGCCCGCGAGAACACCGGGCACCGGCGGCAGCATCACGGAAGCGAAGACGCCGATGGCTTCGACGGCGAGAACGATCACGAAAGCGCGTTTCAATCCCTGTGACTTCAGCACCGGTTTCCACAGGAAAAGCGAAATGGCGGCGGCGCAGCCGGTGATGAACCAGGCCAGAAACTCCACGAAGGCACCGGCAGCAGCCATGCGGGCAATCGCCACGATGAAGGTGGCGGTGATGACATAACCAAAACCGAAAAGCCCGTAGGCAAGCGTGGTCAGAAAAAGCGGCCGCGTCCATTGGAGTGGCGGCTCGGCCACCGAGGACGCATGCCGTGGCGGGCCTGCGGGCAGCACCCGCCAGACAAGAAGGAAGGTCAGGAAGGAAAAGACGGCACCGGCGATCCACTCCTCCCGCCAGGAGGCGCCGCCACCATCAAAAACCACGCCGATCAGATAGACCGCAAGCGAGGAGATGGCGATACCCGCGCCAACCCCGCCATAATGCAGTGCCTGAATATGATCCTTGCCGGCCTTCATGGCATGTCCGATGACGATCTGCGACGTGAAGATCATCGTCAGCGCGCTGGCGACACCGGCCAGGAACCGGATGACGGTGAAGGCCGCGAC
The Agrobacterium cucumeris DNA segment above includes these coding regions:
- a CDS encoding MFS transporter, whose translation is MITDKPLSARHLTALGFAGALMMASAMGFGRFSFTPILPGMMADVPLSAGDAGIVAAGNFAGYLAGAVLSAYSWGSGRERLVALGGLFSTAALLLAMAAFNSVAAFTVIRFLAGVASALTMIFTSQIVIGHAMKAGKDHIQALHYGGVGAGIAISSLAVYLIGVVFDGGGASWREEWIAGAVFSFLTFLLVWRVLPAGPPRHASSVAEPPLQWTRPLFLTTLAYGLFGFGYVITATFIVAIARMAAAGAFVEFLAWFITGCAAAISLFLWKPVLKSQGLKRAFVIVLAVEAIGVFASVMLPPVPGVLAGGLLLGLTFMVITAYGLQLGREFAGPSPRRAFALMTAAFGTGQIVGPLAAGWIAEVTGSFTAPSILASAVLVVSILLMLPVLATERRR
- the sbmA gene encoding peptide antibiotic transporter SbmA, translating into MFHSFFPRPKAFFTSAIVWAFFAILAWYFIFERLGASWGYVMPEQEPYDLSYFLVPANLFFYGYLASCLALFGVVWTVIAKDHPWKLWSIWGSLLIIAVTYFGVQISVVINNFRRPFGDLLQNALSKQPGIEVWDFYSLQIVFAKIAFLSMAVSILTDFFTSHYIFRWRTAMNDFYMSKWEKLRHIEGASQRVQEDTMRFSSTLEALGITLINSVMTLVVFLPILFALSSYVSELPIIGEVPHALFWLAIVWSIFGTVLLATVGIKLPGLNFRNQRVEAAYRKELVYGEDHADRAQPPTVKELYSNVRKNYFRMYWHYLYFNVARYFYIQADAVFLLLMLVPTIVAGKITYGIYQQIATAFGQVSNSFQYLVNSWTTIIELLSIHKRLVAFEAAIDDKPLPDIDERYLQREAEAGELAANKP
- a CDS encoding polysaccharide deacetylase family protein, with protein sequence MFRPFAAFSLSLLAALPAFAENTEKPKQLVIVSFDGAGDNTLWERSRATAKEVGAHFTYFLACTLVMDRKTSAKTYQGPGQKAGRSNVGFGQSPEEVETRLRNIWAAYREGNEIGNHTCGHFDGGQWTAEQWDGEFTTFTSTLENAWQMIGKKGEEPEGWRNMVKNINGFRAPYLSQGPALTTAQKKHGFVYDATSITKGPEWPAERDGIEHFGLPLIPEGPGNRPIIAMDYNLFIRHSIGIETPDRAREFEDRAYTAFRNAFDRQYNGERIPLQMGFHFVKMNGGAYWNAYERLLREVCRKDDVACVSYAEAMPMIEARKKQKTEG